Proteins from a genomic interval of Papaver somniferum cultivar HN1 chromosome 4, ASM357369v1, whole genome shotgun sequence:
- the LOC113273710 gene encoding putative cytochrome c oxidase subunit 5C-4, translating into MGGARHVVYKGPSIVKEVIYGITLGLIAGGLWKMHHWNNQKRTREFYDLLEKGEISVVVDEED; encoded by the coding sequence atgggtggtgctCGTCATGTAGTTTATAAGGGACCAAGTATAGTAAAAGAAGTGATCTACGGAATTACTCTTGGACTAATTGCTGGTGGTTTATGGAAGATGCATCATTGGAACAATCAGAAGAGAACCAGGGAGTTTTATGATCtgcttgaaaaaggcgaaattAGTGTcgttgttgatgaagaagattaa